The following are encoded together in the Primulina tabacum isolate GXHZ01 chromosome 18, ASM2559414v2, whole genome shotgun sequence genome:
- the LOC142532590 gene encoding LEAF RUST 10 DISEASE-RESISTANCE LOCUS RECEPTOR-LIKE PROTEIN KINASE-like 2.3 isoform X2, which yields MIQGLLELSVLSLILASSVPSAYQQQPCAPISCGNGPNISFPFYIPALQASNCGLPGFELNCTDPGFLNLQLPDNHRYVIQDISYANQILRVYDAALLTFDPNTTCLPEITNTSLPTSRFSFFNAYSLHLFPLCRRNASTGLWMYRVVCTPQDDDQIWNLAIDDSVGPWYVRRAIESCETHIVAPVNFGVENVYQVLRRGFQLKWTTEDVNLEPPSRSPAASDILAPAPTVAGKGPRLWIIVTGVTLGALVVAVSSVLLILSRRNLLKLLSLQEADAADQAAVELFLKNHGDLAPKRYKYSQLKKITNSFAENLGKGGFGSVYKGKLEDGRLVAVKILSGSKGNGEDFINEVSSISRTSHVNVVALLGFCFEGSKRALIYEFMPNGSLEKFIPNTTSSSSAAEGSLGLDKLFEIAVGIGRGLEYLHQGCSTRILHFDIKPHNILLDKDLKPKISDFGLSKLCPNRSSIVSMQGARGTAGYIAPEVFCRNFGDVSHKSDVYSYGMMVLEMVVGRQNNINPEGGRSSEVNFSDWIYRHLEQKTVEKDAINKNVLQDGKWNLVKRKLIIIGLWCIQTDPKNRPSISKVIEMLEGKLESLPLPPRPYLSSSPISPSMFSNFEFKSLS from the exons ATGATCCAGGGCCTCCTCGAACTTAGCGTGTTGTCTCTCATCCTCGCATCGTCTGTGCCTTCTGCTTATCAGCAGCAGCCATGTGCGCCCATATCTTGCGGAAACGGTCCAAACATCAGCTTTCCATTTTACATTCCAGCACTGCAAGCATCCAACTGTGGTCTCCCTGGGTTCGAGCTAAACTGTACTGATCCTGGCTTCCTAAATCTCCAACTACCCGATAATCACCGGTACGTGATCCAAGATATCTCCTACGCAAACCAGATTCTCCGTGTGTACGACGCAGCTCTTTTAACTTTCGATCCCAACACCACCTGTCTTCCAGAAATCACAAACACTTCGCTTCCCACTTCCCGTTTCAGCTTCTTTAACGCCTATAGCCTCCATTTGTTCCCGCTTTGCCGGAGAAATGCGTCCACGGGTTTATGGATGTACAGAGTTGTTTGCACTCCTCAAGATGATGATCAGATCTGGAATTTGGCGATAGATGACTCTGTGGGCCCTTGGTACGTGAGAAGGGCTATAGAAAGTTGTGAAACACATATTGTGGCGCCGGTGAATTTCGGCGTTGAAAATGTTTATCAGGTGTTAAGAAGGGGGTTCCAGCTGAAATGGACGACGGAAGACGTTAATCTGGAGCCGCCATCGCGGTCACCGGCGGCATCGGATATTCTGGCCCCGGCGCCGACCGTTGCAG gaaaaggccccagattGTGGATAATAGTCACTg GAGTGACCCTGGGTGCGCTGGTAGTCGCAGTTTCTTCCGTTCTCTTAATTTTGTCAAGGAGAAATTTGCTAAAGTTACTCTCCCTTCAAGAAGCGGATGCAGCTGACCAAGCTGCTGTTGAACTATTCTTGAAGAATCATGGAGATCTTGCACCCAAAAGGTACAAATACTCACAACTCAAGAAAATAACCAATTCATTTGCTGAGAATTTGGGTAAAGGAGGGTTCGGTAGCGTTTACAAGGGGAAACTAGAAGATGGGCGTCTCGTGGCTGTTAAAATCTTGAGTGGATCAAAAGGAAATGGGGAAGATTTCATTAATGAGGTGTCAAGTATTAGTAGAACTTCCCATGTTAATGTTGTCGCCCTCCTGGGATTTTGCTTTGAGGGTTCGAAAAGAGCTTTGATTTATGAATTCATGCCAAATGGCTCTCTCGAAAAGTTCATACCCAATActacttcttcttcttcggccGCGGAAGGTTCGCTAGGGTTGGATAAACTGTTTGAGATCGCCGTGGGGATTGGTCGGGGGCTAGAATATTTGCATCAAGGCTGCAGCACAAGAATTTTGCATTTTGATATAAAGCCTCATAATATTCTTCTTGATAAGGATTTGAAGCCAAAGATTTCGGATTTCGGGTTATCTAAGTTGTGCCCTAATAGATCAAGCATTGTGTCGATGCAAGGGGCAAGAGGGACTGCTGGATACATTGCCCCTGAAGTATTTTGTAGGAACTTTGGAGACGTCTCTCACAAATCCGATGTTTATAGCTATGGCATGATGGTTTTGGAAATGGTGGTCGGGAGGCAAAACAACATTAATCCTGAAGGTGGACGCTCGAGTGAAGTGAATTTTTCGGATTGGATATACAGGCATCTTGAACAAAAAACAGTTGAAAAGGATGCCATTAATAAAAATGTTTTGCAAGATGGTAAATGGAACTTAGTAAAGAGAAAGCTTATAATTATAGGATTGTGGTGCATTCAGACTGATCCCAAAAACAGGCCATCGATCAGCAAAGTGATCGAGATGTTGGAGGGAAAACTTGAATCTTTGCCACTTCCACCGAGACCATACTTGTCTTCCTCTCCGATATCACCGTCGATGTTTTcgaattttgaatttaaatcCCTATCTTGA
- the LOC142532590 gene encoding LEAF RUST 10 DISEASE-RESISTANCE LOCUS RECEPTOR-LIKE PROTEIN KINASE-like 2.3 isoform X1, producing MIQGLLELSVLSLILASSVPSAYQQQPCAPISCGNGPNISFPFYIPALQASNCGLPGFELNCTDPGFLNLQLPDNHRYVIQDISYANQILRVYDAALLTFDPNTTCLPEITNTSLPTSRFSFFNAYSLHLFPLCRRNASTGLWMYRVVCTPQDDDQIWNLAIDDSVGPWYVRRAIESCETHIVAPVNFGVENVYQVLRRGFQLKWTTEDVNLEPPSRSPAASDILAPAPTVAGKNVKRKGPRLWIIVTGVTLGALVVAVSSVLLILSRRNLLKLLSLQEADAADQAAVELFLKNHGDLAPKRYKYSQLKKITNSFAENLGKGGFGSVYKGKLEDGRLVAVKILSGSKGNGEDFINEVSSISRTSHVNVVALLGFCFEGSKRALIYEFMPNGSLEKFIPNTTSSSSAAEGSLGLDKLFEIAVGIGRGLEYLHQGCSTRILHFDIKPHNILLDKDLKPKISDFGLSKLCPNRSSIVSMQGARGTAGYIAPEVFCRNFGDVSHKSDVYSYGMMVLEMVVGRQNNINPEGGRSSEVNFSDWIYRHLEQKTVEKDAINKNVLQDGKWNLVKRKLIIIGLWCIQTDPKNRPSISKVIEMLEGKLESLPLPPRPYLSSSPISPSMFSNFEFKSLS from the exons ATGATCCAGGGCCTCCTCGAACTTAGCGTGTTGTCTCTCATCCTCGCATCGTCTGTGCCTTCTGCTTATCAGCAGCAGCCATGTGCGCCCATATCTTGCGGAAACGGTCCAAACATCAGCTTTCCATTTTACATTCCAGCACTGCAAGCATCCAACTGTGGTCTCCCTGGGTTCGAGCTAAACTGTACTGATCCTGGCTTCCTAAATCTCCAACTACCCGATAATCACCGGTACGTGATCCAAGATATCTCCTACGCAAACCAGATTCTCCGTGTGTACGACGCAGCTCTTTTAACTTTCGATCCCAACACCACCTGTCTTCCAGAAATCACAAACACTTCGCTTCCCACTTCCCGTTTCAGCTTCTTTAACGCCTATAGCCTCCATTTGTTCCCGCTTTGCCGGAGAAATGCGTCCACGGGTTTATGGATGTACAGAGTTGTTTGCACTCCTCAAGATGATGATCAGATCTGGAATTTGGCGATAGATGACTCTGTGGGCCCTTGGTACGTGAGAAGGGCTATAGAAAGTTGTGAAACACATATTGTGGCGCCGGTGAATTTCGGCGTTGAAAATGTTTATCAGGTGTTAAGAAGGGGGTTCCAGCTGAAATGGACGACGGAAGACGTTAATCTGGAGCCGCCATCGCGGTCACCGGCGGCATCGGATATTCTGGCCCCGGCGCCGACCGTTGCAGGTAAAAACGTAAAAA gaaaaggccccagattGTGGATAATAGTCACTg GAGTGACCCTGGGTGCGCTGGTAGTCGCAGTTTCTTCCGTTCTCTTAATTTTGTCAAGGAGAAATTTGCTAAAGTTACTCTCCCTTCAAGAAGCGGATGCAGCTGACCAAGCTGCTGTTGAACTATTCTTGAAGAATCATGGAGATCTTGCACCCAAAAGGTACAAATACTCACAACTCAAGAAAATAACCAATTCATTTGCTGAGAATTTGGGTAAAGGAGGGTTCGGTAGCGTTTACAAGGGGAAACTAGAAGATGGGCGTCTCGTGGCTGTTAAAATCTTGAGTGGATCAAAAGGAAATGGGGAAGATTTCATTAATGAGGTGTCAAGTATTAGTAGAACTTCCCATGTTAATGTTGTCGCCCTCCTGGGATTTTGCTTTGAGGGTTCGAAAAGAGCTTTGATTTATGAATTCATGCCAAATGGCTCTCTCGAAAAGTTCATACCCAATActacttcttcttcttcggccGCGGAAGGTTCGCTAGGGTTGGATAAACTGTTTGAGATCGCCGTGGGGATTGGTCGGGGGCTAGAATATTTGCATCAAGGCTGCAGCACAAGAATTTTGCATTTTGATATAAAGCCTCATAATATTCTTCTTGATAAGGATTTGAAGCCAAAGATTTCGGATTTCGGGTTATCTAAGTTGTGCCCTAATAGATCAAGCATTGTGTCGATGCAAGGGGCAAGAGGGACTGCTGGATACATTGCCCCTGAAGTATTTTGTAGGAACTTTGGAGACGTCTCTCACAAATCCGATGTTTATAGCTATGGCATGATGGTTTTGGAAATGGTGGTCGGGAGGCAAAACAACATTAATCCTGAAGGTGGACGCTCGAGTGAAGTGAATTTTTCGGATTGGATATACAGGCATCTTGAACAAAAAACAGTTGAAAAGGATGCCATTAATAAAAATGTTTTGCAAGATGGTAAATGGAACTTAGTAAAGAGAAAGCTTATAATTATAGGATTGTGGTGCATTCAGACTGATCCCAAAAACAGGCCATCGATCAGCAAAGTGATCGAGATGTTGGAGGGAAAACTTGAATCTTTGCCACTTCCACCGAGACCATACTTGTCTTCCTCTCCGATATCACCGTCGATGTTTTcgaattttgaatttaaatcCCTATCTTGA